ACCGAGACTGAACGGGCGCGGAATCGCTGCCTGATCGAGCTTCTCTATGCCACCGGGATGCGGGTCAGTGAACTTGTCTCGCTGCCGGTCGCGGCCACGCGCGGCGATCCCCAGCTTCTGCTGATCCGGGGAAAAGGCGGGCGCGAACGCATGGTGCCTCTGTCAAACGCCGCCCGCGAGGCGCTGAGCGACTGGCTGAAACTGCGGGACAATGCCGGGCGCGATACGCCGCTTGGCCGTCTGGTGGCGGGGAAATCGGCGCGGTTCCTGTTTCCGGCCAATTCCTCAACGGGACATATGGCCCGCAAATCCATGAACGATCTGATCCGGGAGCTTGCGCTTGCCGCAAATATCGACCCGGCCAGGGTCACGCCGCATGTCATCCGCCACGCCTTCGCCACACATCTTCTGGAAGGCGGCGCGGATCTGCGGGCGATCCAGACCCTGCTTGGCCATGCCGATTTATCGACGACCGAAACCTATACGCATGTACTGGATGCGCGGATGCGCGATCTGGTACTGAACCATCACCCCCTCGCCCGCGTTTGAGCGCATGATGATCACCGCTTTTCTCTCGACCGCCCTTGCCGCAACCGCCCAGACAGATGCCGCCGCACGGACCGCACCGCCTCCGGGCGCGGAAAGCGGCAGCAGCGCAATGATCTGGACCTTCGCCATCGCCATTCTGCTTCTGCTGATCGGCTCGGCCTTCTTTTCATCCTCCGAGACCGCGCTGACCGCCGCCAGCCGCGCCAAGCTGCGCAACCGCGCCGATAAGGGCGATACCGGCGCCGAGACCGCGCTGAGGGTCAGCCGGGACAGCGACCGGCTGATCGGCGCGATCCTTCTGGGCAATAACGTCATGAATATCCTGTCCGCTTCACTGGCGACGGCATTGTTCACGGCGCTGTTCGGCTCCAGCGGCGTGGCAATGGCGACGATGGTGATGACGGTTCTGGTACTGATCTTCGCCGAAGTCCTGCCGAAATCCTATGCCATCGCCAACCCGGAATCGCTGGCATCCCTTGTCGCGCGTCCGATGAGCATCGTGATGCGGGTCCTCTCGCCCATCGTGATGGTGGTCCGGGCGATTGTCCGCGCGATCCTCAGCCTGTTCGGGCTGGAAAGCGATCCCAGCAAGAACATGTTCTCGGTCCATGAGGAAATCGCCGGAGCGCTCAGCATCGGCACGGAATCGGGCGCGGTCGATAAAGAGGACCGCGACCGGCTTCTGGGGGCGCTCGATCTGGGCAGCCGGACGGTGGATGAGATCATGAAACACCGCTCCGAGATCCAGATGATCGACGGCGATCTGCCGCCTGCGGCGATGCTGGAAACCGTGCTGACCAGCCCACATACGCGCCTGCCGCTTTATCGCAACGAACGTGAAAACGTAATCGGAGTGATCCATGCGAAAGACGTGCTTCGCGCGGTGCACAGATCCGCCTATGACGGCAAGGGCGATCCGGCGGATGCGGTGCGCGATTTCGACGTGATGGCGGTGGCGATGAAGCCCTATTTCGTCCCCGACACGACCTCACTTGACGAACAGATGCGCGAATTCCTGAAGCGGCGCACGCATTTCGCGCTTGTCGTTGATGAATACGGATCGCTGCGCGGGCTGATCACG
This sequence is a window from Paracoccus aerodenitrificans. Protein-coding genes within it:
- a CDS encoding tyrosine recombinase, with product MSMLSRISIFLEAQAAEAGAARNTILAYGRDLRDFAVWMEDKALSLNDVTRDDITAYLSACEAEGLSRATRARRLSSIRQLTRFALEEGWREDDPALRIEGPGKTQHLPKVLSQDEVSRLLDAVPRSGRTETERARNRCLIELLYATGMRVSELVSLPVAATRGDPQLLLIRGKGGRERMVPLSNAAREALSDWLKLRDNAGRDTPLGRLVAGKSARFLFPANSSTGHMARKSMNDLIRELALAANIDPARVTPHVIRHAFATHLLEGGADLRAIQTLLGHADLSTTETYTHVLDARMRDLVLNHHPLARV
- a CDS encoding HlyC/CorC family transporter; its protein translation is MIWTFAIAILLLLIGSAFFSSSETALTAASRAKLRNRADKGDTGAETALRVSRDSDRLIGAILLGNNVMNILSASLATALFTALFGSSGVAMATMVMTVLVLIFAEVLPKSYAIANPESLASLVARPMSIVMRVLSPIVMVVRAIVRAILSLFGLESDPSKNMFSVHEEIAGALSIGTESGAVDKEDRDRLLGALDLGSRTVDEIMKHRSEIQMIDGDLPPAAMLETVLTSPHTRLPLYRNERENVIGVIHAKDVLRAVHRSAYDGKGDPADAVRDFDVMAVAMKPYFVPDTTSLDEQMREFLKRRTHFALVVDEYGSLRGLITLEDIIEEIVGEIADEHDTEAGHDLKPGPNGEYLIDGAMTIRDLNRALDWNLPDDEANTVAGLVIHMAQSIPAQGLVFSFHGYRFEVVTRKENRITKLRIRPLDPGPSRLNG